In Ostrea edulis chromosome 6, xbOstEdul1.1, whole genome shotgun sequence, a single window of DNA contains:
- the LOC130047242 gene encoding uncharacterized protein LOC130047242 — translation MDPATNPCFTCGETGHWSPDCPQKVKKTMEKDPCYKCGKLGHWISDCPRDREELLAMIGEVPVTKPPVIREYTPSEMWNPPPPKKRSKGEAGKEMSDGEPPKKKRKLSRKNKE, via the coding sequence ATGGACCCAGCCACTAACCCCTGTTTTACGTGTGGGGAAACGGGGCATTGGTCGCCAGATTGCCCTCAGAAAGTCAAGAAAACCATGGAAAAGGACCCTTGTTACAAGTGTGGGAAATTAGGCCACTGGATTAGCGACTGTCCAAGAGATAGGGAAGAATTGCTGGCTATGATTGGTGAGGTACCCGTCACAAAACCTCCGGTAATAAGAGAGTACACCCCATCGGAGATGTGGAACCCACCACCCCCTAAGAAAAGGAGTAAAGGAGAAGCCGGTAAAGAGATGAGTGACGGAGAACCCCCTAAAAAGAAGAGAAAGCTGAGCCGAAAGAATAAGGAATGA